A single region of the Denticeps clupeoides chromosome 18, fDenClu1.1, whole genome shotgun sequence genome encodes:
- the LOC114767852 gene encoding caspase-3-like, which translates to MSETEGRVGGVPGSPKKPPVVSGTSQVDAKASPGSHRYNVNYPSLGQCIIINNKNFERHTGMGERNGTDLDAESAMKTFTALGYKVRPPRNDLTVQKIRELFKSVSKEDHSQSASFVCVLLSHGEEGVIYGTDGVVELKELTRYFRGDQCRSLVGKPKLFFIQACRGTGLDCGTETESCIETDSVSDHSSTERIPVEADFLYAYSTAPGYYSWRNVATGSWFVQSLCSLLLAHSGHLEIMQILTRVNHKVALEFQSNSNLPGFNRMKQMPCIVSMLTKEFYFS; encoded by the exons ATGTCGGAGACGGAGGGCCGCGTCGGCGGCGTCCCGGGAAG CCCGAAGAAGCCACCTGTTGTTTCAGGGACATCACAGGTGGACGCGAAGGCGTCCCCCGGTAGTCACAGATACAACGTGAACTACCCCAGTCTGGGCCAGTgcatcatcatcaacaacaagAACTTTGAAAGGCACACAG GAATGGGCGAGCGAAATGGCACAGACCTTGATGCAGAAAGTGCGATGAAGACCTTCACCGCGCTGGGCTACAAAGTGAGGCCGCCCAGAAATGACCTCACGGTCCAGAAGATCAGGGAACTTTTCAAATCCG TGTCCAAGGAAGACCACAGTCAGTCGGCCTCCTTCGTGTGCGTGCTGCTGAGCCACGGCGAAGAAGGCGTGATATACGGCACCGACGGCGTGGTGGAACTGAAGGAGCTGACGCGATACTTCAGAGGAGACCAGTGCCGTAGCCTGGTGGGCAAGCCCAAGCTCTTCTTCATTCAG GCGTGCCGGGGCACTGGCCTGGACTGCGGCACGGAGACGGAGAGCTGCATCGAGACGGACAGCGTATCCGATCATTCGTCCACAGAGAGGATTCCGGTGGAGGCCGACTTCCTCTATGCTTACTCCACTGCACCAG GCTACTACTCGTGGAGGAACGTGGCGACCGGTTCCTGGTTCGTGCAGTCGCTGTGCAGCCTGCTGCTCGCCCACAGCGGGCATCTGGAGATCATGCAGATCCTGACGCGGGTGAACCACAAGGTGGCGCTGGAGTTCCAGTCCAACTCCAACTTGCCGGGCTTCAACCGCATGAAGCAGATGCCATGCATCGTGTCCATGCTGACCAAGGAGTTCTACTTTTCATAG
- the higd2a gene encoding HIG1 domain family member 2A, mitochondrial — protein sequence MAAAEKRSPSAPGRDAPFDLSGPPVIDGFAPLPRPSEEGFKDKFIRKTKENPFVPAGCLGTAGALLYGLRAFKQGKTRHSQLSMRARIFAQGFTVVAIIVGVATTALRPKP from the exons ATGGCAGCGGCCGAGAAGCGGAGCCCTTCCGCGCCCGGCAGGGACGCGCCCTTCGACCTCTCCGGTCCGCCCGTCATAGACGGCTTCGCGCCTCTCCCGCGGCCGAGCGAGGAGGGCTTCAAGGACAAATTCATCCGGAAGACCAAGGAGAATCCGTTCGTCCCTGCAG GATGCTTGGGCACTGCCGGAGCGCTCCTGTACGGCCTCCGCGCTTTCAAGCAAGGCAAGACCCGGCACTCCCAGCTCTCCATGCGGGCGCGCATCTTCGCACAAGGATTCACTGTTGTCGCCATTATCGTGGGAGTTGCCACCACAGCACTGAGGCCAAAGCCCTGA
- the cltb gene encoding clathrin light chain B isoform X1, with translation MDDSFEFSSSGNGFHAPEEDPAAAFLAQQESEIAGIENEGDGFGLQSHYDAFEDEKAAVNGDMFQTSNGTADGYAAIAQVDQLRQEPESLRKWREEQKTRLEQLDAASKASEAEWKEKARKELEEWHVHQSDQLEKNKANNRIADQAFYQQPNSDVIGLVASEEAFLKDSEEDGPGSEWEKVARLCDFNPKTNKQCKDVSRMRSVLISLKQTPLVRKA, from the exons atggaCGACAGCTTCGAATTCTCGTCTTCTGGCAACGGCTTCCATGCCCCAGAAGAAGACCCGGCCGCGGCGTTCCTGGCGCAGCAGGAGAGCGAAATTGCGGGAATCGAGAACGAGGGCGACGGCTTCGGGCTGCAGTCACACTACG ATGCCTTCGAAGACGAAAAAGCTGCCGTCAACGGAGACATGTTTCAG ACCTCTAATGGAACTGCAGACGGCTATGCAGCCATCGCCCAGGTGGACCAGCTGAGGCAAGAGCCGGAGAGTCTGCGGAAGTGGCGAGAGGAACAGAAAACCCGACTGGAGCAATTAG ACGCCGCCTCTAAAGCGTCGGAGGCCGAGTGGAAGGAAAAGGCCAGGAAAGAGCTGGAAGAGTGGCATGTACACCAGAGCGACCAGCTCGAGAAGAACAAAGCTAATAACAG GATCGCCGATCAGGCTTTCTACCAGCAACCCAACTCTGATGTGATAGGCTTGGT AGCGTCGGAAGAAGCCTTCCTCAAGGATTCTGAGGAGGACGGGCCAGGGTCTGAGTGGGAGAAGGTGGCCCGGCTGTGTGACTTTAATCCCAAAACCAATAAGCAGTGCAAGGACGTGTCCCGAATGCGCTCAGTGCTCATATCTCTCAAGCAGACGCCTCTCGTCCGCAAGGCCTAA
- the cltb gene encoding clathrin light chain B isoform X2, translated as MDDSFEFSSSGNGFHAPEEDPAAAFLAQQESEIAGIENEGDGFGLQSHYDAFEDEKAAVNGDMFQTSNGTADGYAAIAQVDQLRQEPESLRKWREEQKTRLEQLDAASKASEAEWKEKARKELEEWHVHQSDQLEKNKANNRASEEAFLKDSEEDGPGSEWEKVARLCDFNPKTNKQCKDVSRMRSVLISLKQTPLVRKA; from the exons atggaCGACAGCTTCGAATTCTCGTCTTCTGGCAACGGCTTCCATGCCCCAGAAGAAGACCCGGCCGCGGCGTTCCTGGCGCAGCAGGAGAGCGAAATTGCGGGAATCGAGAACGAGGGCGACGGCTTCGGGCTGCAGTCACACTACG ATGCCTTCGAAGACGAAAAAGCTGCCGTCAACGGAGACATGTTTCAG ACCTCTAATGGAACTGCAGACGGCTATGCAGCCATCGCCCAGGTGGACCAGCTGAGGCAAGAGCCGGAGAGTCTGCGGAAGTGGCGAGAGGAACAGAAAACCCGACTGGAGCAATTAG ACGCCGCCTCTAAAGCGTCGGAGGCCGAGTGGAAGGAAAAGGCCAGGAAAGAGCTGGAAGAGTGGCATGTACACCAGAGCGACCAGCTCGAGAAGAACAAAGCTAATAACAG AGCGTCGGAAGAAGCCTTCCTCAAGGATTCTGAGGAGGACGGGCCAGGGTCTGAGTGGGAGAAGGTGGCCCGGCTGTGTGACTTTAATCCCAAAACCAATAAGCAGTGCAAGGACGTGTCCCGAATGCGCTCAGTGCTCATATCTCTCAAGCAGACGCCTCTCGTCCGCAAGGCCTAA
- the pdlim7 gene encoding PDZ and LIM domain protein 7: MSAENKESQEAMNLYCVTLNGPAPWGFRLQGGKDFSMPLTVSRLTPGGKAAQAGVGVGDWVVSICDANAEDMTHVEAQNKIRAATVSLTLTLTRAFQTGGDQKDSLAPASSQPKYSFAPSTAINKMARPFSAGGSASTGPAVRPVAYTPKPNPTAQAPHSTPQSHNGHGLSPSPAKAKAADKPDPVSAARPAPKAPAGSGPPSSRPPWVTDPNFAERYHPEKTSTFLTQHQQPAQPTPMQNRSSILQAAQQNPPDGGRTPLCAACNKVIRGRYVVALGRSWHPEEFTCCQCKVVVEEGGFFEEKGSIYCTKCYDNRYTPNCAKCKKKITGEIMHALKMTYHVQCFLCAACKAPIRNQAFYMEEGEPYCERDYEKMFGTKCHGCDFKIDAGDRFLEALGYSWHDTCFVCALCHINLEGKTFYSKKDKPLCKSHAFSPV, translated from the exons ATGTCCGCCGAGAACAAGGAGAGCCAGGAG GCCATGAACTTATACTGCGTCACCCTGAACGGACCGGCTCCCTGGGGCTTCCGGCTTCAGGGGGGTAAGGACTTCAGTATGCCCCTCACCGTATCCAGG CTGACCCCTGGAGGGAAGGCAGCCCAGGCCGGAGTTGGTGTGGGGGACTGGGTGGTGTCCATTTGTGATGCCAACGCAGAGGACATGACCCACGTGGAGGCCCAAAACAAGATCAGAGCAGCAACTGTGTCTCTCACCCTCACCCTGACAAG AGCTTTCCAGACTGGAGGAGACCAgaag GATTCGCTTGCTCCTGCCTCCAGCCAGCCCAAATATTCATTTGCCCCCAGCACGGCCATAAACAAGATGGCGCGGCCGTTCTCAGCCGGGGGCAGTGCCAGCACGGGGCCTGCCGTGCGGCCCGTGGCCTACACCCCAAAGCCTAACCCCACTGCACAGGCGCCACATAGCACGCCGCAGTCGCACAATGG TCACGGTTTAAGCCCCTCGCCCGCCAAGGCCAAAGCTGCGGACAAACCCGATCCAG TCTCCGCGGCCAGACCGGCCCCCAAAGCTCCGGCCGGGTCCGGACCACCGTCTTCTCGGCCCCCCTGGGTGACGGACCCCAACTTCGCCGAGCGCTACCACCCGGAAAAGACCAGCACGTTCCTGACACAGCACCAGCAGCCGGCCCAGCCGACGCCCATGCAGAACCGCAGCTCCATCCTGCAGGCGGCCCAGCAGAACCCGCCGGACGGCGGCCGCACCCCACTGTGCGCGGCCTGCAACAAGGTCATCAG GGGTCGTTACGTGGTGGCGCTCGGCCGTTCCTGGCACCCGGAGGAGTTCACCTGCTGCCAGTGCAAAGTGGTTGTGGAGGAAGGAGGCTTTTTCGAGGAAAAAGGTTCAATCTACTGCACCAAGTGTTATGACAACCGCTACACACCCAACTGTGCCAAGTGCAAGAAGAAAATCACTGGG GAGATCATGCATGCCCTGAAGATGACCTACCACGTCCAGTGCTTCCTGTGCGCCGCCTGCAAAGCTCCCATCAGGAACCAGGCCTTCTACATGGAGGAGGGGGAACCGTACTGCGAGAGGG atTATGAGAAGATGTTTGGCACTAAATGCCACGGCTGTGATTTTAAGATTGATGCTGGGGACCGGTTTCTGGAGGCTCTGGGCTACAGCTGGCACGACACTTGCTTTGTCTGCGCC CTTTGTCACATTAATTTGGAGGGGAAGACGTTTTACTCCAAGAAGGACAAGCCTCTCTGTAAAAGCCACGCCTTCTCCCCCGTGTGA